CGAAACAGCCCCAGGCCACGGTCATCGTAAAGGAGGTCGAGAAGCTCGAAACGCCGAAGAAGCCCACCGTCGAGAACGCTCCGATACAAAATCCTCAAGAAACAGACCCGACGGCGAAATCGCAGATGGAGGCGTCTGCCCAGAGCCCTCCCGATCCGGCTCCCGATAAGGACGTGATAGCCGCCTTCCGGGAGGAAATGAAAAAGAAACAGGAGTCGGCCCAGAATCGCGTGGCCGTGGTCAAAGTGGACGCCGCCAACATCCGCAGAGCCCCCGGGCTCGAATCCCCGCGGATCCTCGTCATCGTCCGGGGAGAAATACTGCCCCTCCTCGATGAACAAAACGACAGCACGGGAATGAAGTGGTACAAGGTGGCCCTGTACGGCAACCGAACGGGTTGGATAGCATCGATAGTTGCAACGGCAACGTCCAAATAATGATAACGGGTGTCCACATTCCAACAGTCCGGCCAGGACCCAGCTCTTTCTGGTTATTGTTTCTCTTATCCTCTCAGTACCCTCTTATCCCCTTTCCTGATCGTCAGTTTGATCTGGTCCAGGTATTCGAGAAGGGGTATGAGGAATTTCCTTGAGAGGTTGAGTTCTGATTTGAAATCTGATGGGCCCATTTCGTGATGGTTGCGGAGATAATTGGTGGCCTTTTCCTTGAGCTCTTCTATCATGTCCCTATGGAAGAACATATCCTGGGCCACTTTGACAACACCCCCCCTGAAAGCAAGGCGTTCGAGAAGCTCCCTGACATTCTTCTCGGTAACTCCCACCGTCCCCGCCAGGTCTTTAAGTCCCGGCGGTGTGAAACCTGAAGCGAGAAGGGCGGCGAGGACGCGTTTTTCAAATTCATCGGTCTGGCCCGTACCCTTGGCGTGATCCCGCGACCCTACGCGGTCCTTTTCCACGACGATACGGCCTGAGGCCGCACATTCATCCAGCGCTGTCTGAAAGACCTGAACGTCGGTAGCAGGCAGCCGAGACCGCAGTTCTTCCTTCGGAATCCCGATCTTCAAGGGATTTACCTTATGATATTCGCCAACGAAAGCAACGATCTTTTCCTGATAAGCGTCGAAAAACCTCTTATGCAGATACGTCTTTCCCACGAGGGTCGCTACCGATTTCTTCCCCAGAACCTCGCCGGTCTTCTGGATCGAAGGGACATCCTTCCCCGTGAGTATCGAAAGAGTCTGCTGCCTGACCCCCCGAAAACCGCCTTTTGATACATGATAGGCGGTCTTTTCCAGGTCCGTACCCTGGTTCAAAATGTGATAGATGTTCCCAAGCCCCTCAGCCTTCCTCTTATGCCTCGATGGCATGATGTCGAGGACCCTTCCGCCGCCCACAGTCTGGATGGCATAGGACCCGCGGAGGATGAACCTGTCACCGGGCAGCACTACAATGGGTTTCTTGAACACGAACTGTACGAAGAGCTCCTGGCCCGGCTCGATCTGGTCGGTCTCAAGCAAAACAAGACGCGCCTCTTCCTGAGTCGTTGCAATATGGAAACGCAGTATGCTGTCGTGGCGTATCGGCTTTATGGCAAGCTTCAGAAGTCTCAGGGAGGCATCGATCCTTGAAGTGAGCAAAAGCGTGTCGGGCCGCGCCACCATGCTCCCCCGTTCAACATCCTGCCTGTCCAGGCCCTGAAGATTGAGGGCGATCCTCTGACCGGCGGTGGCTTCCTTCACGTCATCGTGATAGGCCTGGATACTGCGCACCCTCGCCTTCCTCGTAAACGGGAAGAGCTCCACCTCCTCGCCTACACCAAGCGACCCCGATATACAGGTTCCCGTGACGATGGTCCCCAGGCCCCTCAAAGTGAAAACCCGGTCAACGGGGAGCCGGAATATGCCTTCCCTCGATTTCTCTTCGATCCGGGTGGAAATATCGCGGAGCATCGCCTTGAGCACTTCCAGGTTTTCCCCCGTCGTCGCGGACACCGCCACAACGGGGGCGTTTTCCAGCGCCCTGCCCTGCAGAAAATCCTTGACATCCTCCTCCACGAGCTGGACCATCTCCTCGTCGACGAGGTCTTTCTTTGTTATGACGACTATGCCCTTCGTAAGCCCGAGCATCTCGCATATATCCAGGTGCTCCCGTGTCTGCGGCATGACACCCTCGTCAGCGGCCACAACGATAAGCACCGTATCGATGCCCCAGGCGCCTGCCACCATGTGACGGACGAACTTTTCGTGACCCGGCACATCGACTATCCCCACAAGAAGGTCGTCATCCAGGTGCCAGTGGGCAAAACCCAGCTCCGTGGTGATGCCTCTTTCCTTCTCCTCTTTAAGACGATCGCAATCGATACCGGTCAGGGCCCTGATAAGGGTCGTCTTCCCGTGATCGATATGCCCGGCGGTCCCCACTATGATACGTTTCATGATAGGCTAAGACTATACCACGAATGGGGCGAGCAGGGAATAGGAAAGGCCGGAGATGGGTGACGGGAGAGGCCGTATTTCTATTGGAGATGACGAAATCCCGGCAGTCTCATTGACATTCTACCACAACAGGATAAGATGCTTATATGGATATGGAAGGGTGCGCGGTGCTTTCGAAA
The Syntrophorhabdaceae bacterium DNA segment above includes these coding regions:
- the selB gene encoding selenocysteine-specific translation elongation factor, whose product is MKRIIVGTAGHIDHGKTTLIRALTGIDCDRLKEEKERGITTELGFAHWHLDDDLLVGIVDVPGHEKFVRHMVAGAWGIDTVLIVVAADEGVMPQTREHLDICEMLGLTKGIVVITKKDLVDEEMVQLVEEDVKDFLQGRALENAPVVAVSATTGENLEVLKAMLRDISTRIEEKSREGIFRLPVDRVFTLRGLGTIVTGTCISGSLGVGEEVELFPFTRKARVRSIQAYHDDVKEATAGQRIALNLQGLDRQDVERGSMVARPDTLLLTSRIDASLRLLKLAIKPIRHDSILRFHIATTQEEARLVLLETDQIEPGQELFVQFVFKKPIVVLPGDRFILRGSYAIQTVGGGRVLDIMPSRHKRKAEGLGNIYHILNQGTDLEKTAYHVSKGGFRGVRQQTLSILTGKDVPSIQKTGEVLGKKSVATLVGKTYLHKRFFDAYQEKIVAFVGEYHKVNPLKIGIPKEELRSRLPATDVQVFQTALDECAASGRIVVEKDRVGSRDHAKGTGQTDEFEKRVLAALLASGFTPPGLKDLAGTVGVTEKNVRELLERLAFRGGVVKVAQDMFFHRDMIEELKEKATNYLRNHHEMGPSDFKSELNLSRKFLIPLLEYLDQIKLTIRKGDKRVLRG